In the genome of Isoalcanivorax indicus, one region contains:
- a CDS encoding Fic family protein translates to MTISTVGERARAFVPAPLPPAPPVDWTPELRNKFDQALLALGRLDSVSVLLPDTSLFIYMYVRKEAVLSSMIEGTQSSLSDLLLFELDEAPGAPLDDVREVSNYVAALNHGLQLLKDGLPLSLRLIREVHGTLLARGRGSTLTPGAFRRSQNWIGGTRPGNAAFVPPPAEAVLECMSQLERFLNDQPEPTPVLLKAALAHVQFETIHPFLDGNGRVGRLLITLLLCEQQVLREPMLYLSLYFKTHRRYYYELLNKVRETGDWEAWLDFFAEAVIVTATQAVETAQQLVALSKQDRDRINTLGRAASSALQIHRALMEHPLATSNSLVEKTGLTPATVNKSLANLERLGVVRELTAQKRNRLFSYHEYVDIMNRGTELPER, encoded by the coding sequence GTGACCATTTCGACGGTGGGTGAGAGGGCGCGGGCCTTCGTGCCTGCTCCGTTGCCTCCTGCCCCGCCTGTCGACTGGACGCCGGAACTGCGCAACAAGTTCGATCAGGCGCTGTTGGCACTGGGCCGACTGGACAGCGTATCCGTGCTGCTGCCTGATACCTCGCTGTTCATTTACATGTACGTGCGCAAGGAGGCGGTGCTGTCGTCAATGATCGAAGGCACCCAATCCTCACTGTCCGACCTTCTGCTGTTCGAACTGGACGAAGCTCCCGGCGCACCGCTGGATGACGTGCGCGAAGTAAGCAACTACGTGGCCGCCCTCAACCACGGCCTTCAACTGCTGAAGGACGGGCTGCCACTATCACTGCGATTGATCCGGGAAGTGCATGGCACCCTGCTGGCCAGGGGCCGCGGCAGCACATTGACGCCGGGGGCGTTCCGGCGCAGTCAGAACTGGATCGGCGGCACCCGACCCGGCAACGCGGCCTTCGTGCCGCCGCCAGCTGAGGCGGTACTGGAATGCATGAGCCAACTCGAACGATTCCTGAATGATCAGCCGGAACCCACCCCGGTGCTGCTCAAGGCGGCGCTGGCCCATGTCCAGTTCGAGACCATCCACCCTTTCCTGGACGGCAACGGTCGTGTGGGACGTCTGCTGATCACGTTGCTGCTGTGCGAGCAGCAGGTGCTGCGCGAGCCGATGCTCTACCTGAGTCTCTACTTCAAGACACACCGCCGCTACTACTACGAACTGCTTAACAAGGTTCGCGAGACGGGCGATTGGGAAGCCTGGCTCGATTTCTTCGCTGAGGCAGTGATCGTCACCGCCACGCAGGCCGTAGAGACCGCGCAACAACTCGTGGCCCTGTCGAAGCAGGACCGCGACCGGATCAACACACTGGGCCGCGCCGCATCTTCTGCCCTGCAGATCCACCGGGCCTTGATGGAGCATCCGCTCGCCACCTCGAACTCGCTGGTAGAGAAAACCGGCCTGACGCCTGCCACCGTCAACAAGTCGCTGGCCAACCTCGAAAGGCTGGGTGTGGTACGTGAACTCACTGCGCAGAAGCGCAACCGATTGTTCAGCTACCATGAGTACGTGGACATCATGAACCGGGGAACGGAACTGCCGGAACGCTGA
- a CDS encoding LLM class flavin-dependent oxidoreductase translates to MPHPARLSILDLVRVTEDGSVRQALDNARDLAAHAEQWGYQRFWVAEHHNMESIASAATSLVISHVAAGTRHIRVGAGGIMLPNHSPLVIAEQFGTLAHLYPDRIDLGLGRAPGTDQNTLHALRRTPAASDRFPEDVQALQALLGPTQPGQAIQAVPGAGTQVPLWILGSSTFGAALAAEFGLPYAFASHFAPQQLMEALALYRHRFKPSAQLSEPYAIVGVNVIAADSEQQARRLATTQQMSFTNLLRGARLLSQPPIDDIDQYWSPRERMQAAQMLARSIIGTPETVHAGLDALAAETQADELMIVSDIYDHASRLRSFELIAAR, encoded by the coding sequence ATGCCCCACCCTGCCCGCCTTTCCATCCTCGACCTGGTCCGCGTCACCGAAGACGGCAGCGTGCGGCAGGCGCTGGACAATGCCCGGGATCTGGCGGCTCATGCGGAGCAATGGGGCTACCAGCGTTTCTGGGTGGCCGAGCATCACAATATGGAGAGTATCGCCAGTGCGGCGACGTCGCTGGTGATCAGTCATGTGGCGGCGGGCACCCGGCATATTCGTGTCGGTGCGGGCGGCATCATGCTGCCCAATCATTCGCCGCTGGTGATTGCGGAGCAGTTCGGCACCCTGGCGCACCTCTACCCGGACCGGATTGATCTGGGGCTGGGGCGGGCGCCGGGGACGGACCAGAATACGCTGCATGCGTTGCGCCGCACGCCGGCCGCGTCGGACCGTTTTCCGGAGGATGTGCAGGCGCTGCAGGCATTGCTCGGGCCGACGCAACCCGGGCAAGCGATTCAGGCGGTGCCGGGCGCGGGCACGCAGGTGCCGCTGTGGATTCTCGGCTCCAGCACCTTTGGTGCGGCGCTGGCGGCGGAGTTCGGTTTGCCTTATGCCTTCGCGTCGCATTTTGCGCCGCAGCAGCTGATGGAGGCGCTGGCGTTGTATCGCCACCGCTTCAAGCCCTCCGCGCAGTTGTCCGAGCCTTACGCCATTGTCGGCGTCAATGTGATTGCGGCGGATTCGGAGCAGCAAGCACGTCGGCTGGCCACCACGCAGCAGATGTCGTTCACCAACCTGTTGCGCGGTGCGCGCTTGCTGAGTCAGCCGCCCATTGATGACATCGATCAGTACTGGTCACCGCGGGAAAGAATGCAGGCCGCCCAGATGCTGGCGCGCTCGATCATTGGCACGCCGGAGACCGTGCATGCCGGGCTCGATGCATTGGCCGCGGAAACGCAGGCCGATGAATTGATGATCGTGTCCGACATTTACGATCATGCGTCGCGGTTGCGCTCTTTCGAGTTGATCGCAGCGCGCTGA
- the smpB gene encoding SsrA-binding protein SmpB produces MTTPKKAKSGIANIAVNRKARHDYHLDDRFEAGLVLEGWEVKSLRDGRCNLSEAYITLKDGEAWLFGCRIEPLGTASTHINPDPLRLRKLLLHQRELGRIFAGVQKEGYTCVPLSLYWSRGRAKLEIALAKGKQKFDKRATEKERDWNRQKQRIMRQR; encoded by the coding sequence ATGACGACACCGAAAAAAGCCAAGTCGGGCATTGCCAATATTGCGGTCAACCGCAAGGCGCGCCACGACTATCATCTGGATGACCGCTTCGAGGCAGGACTGGTGCTGGAAGGCTGGGAAGTAAAATCCCTGCGTGACGGCCGCTGTAACCTGTCAGAGGCGTATATCACCCTGAAAGACGGGGAAGCGTGGCTGTTCGGCTGCCGGATCGAGCCGCTGGGCACCGCCAGCACGCACATCAACCCGGACCCGCTGCGCCTGCGCAAGCTGCTGCTGCACCAGCGCGAACTGGGCCGCATCTTTGCCGGCGTGCAAAAGGAAGGTTATACCTGCGTGCCCCTGAGCCTGTACTGGAGCCGGGGCCGCGCCAAGCTGGAAATTGCCCTGGCGAAGGGCAAGCAGAAGTTCGACAAGCGCGCCACCGAGAAAGAGCGCGACTGGAACCGCCAGAAGCAGCGGATCATGCGGCAGCGCTAG
- a CDS encoding sodium-dependent transporter, translating to MTKDYKPVHGIWASRWVFILAATGSAVGLGNIWKFPYMAGDNGGAAFVLIYLVCIALVGVPIMIAEVMLGRRGGLSPIHSMAKLARDAGVSQRWSAVGGLGALAGFFLLSLYTVIAGWALFYIWEMASGALQGADAARVTDTYDGLKANVWVMVGCHTAFMFMTMAVVARGVNKGLEAAVRILMPLLFVLLLVLLVYSATTDGFMPAVNFLFRFDASAFSVTAILLALGHAFFTLSLGLGAIMAYGAYMPREVTDKRTGQRKPVSIGSTVFTIAGLDTLIALVAGLVIFPIVFANGLAPDEGPGLMFVTLPLAFANIPFGMLLGTVFFVLLVCAAWTSSISLGEPLVAWMVENGWKRWTASLTIGASAWFLGLGTVLSFNHWAEVTLFGRTFFGNLEFLTINIMLPLGGLLIAIFAGWIMKETHARKELAMKRFGLYMAWRAMIRIFAPLAVIAIFIFVALVQDDDSDETEGDPVVESVEVVEIIEPPEQQEGAADE from the coding sequence ATGACGAAGGACTACAAGCCAGTGCACGGCATCTGGGCCAGCCGCTGGGTATTCATTCTGGCGGCCACCGGTTCGGCGGTGGGGTTGGGGAATATCTGGAAATTTCCCTATATGGCCGGAGATAACGGTGGCGCGGCCTTTGTACTGATCTACCTGGTCTGTATCGCGCTGGTCGGTGTGCCGATCATGATTGCCGAGGTCATGCTGGGGCGCCGTGGCGGGCTCAGCCCCATTCACTCCATGGCCAAACTGGCCCGCGACGCGGGGGTCAGCCAGCGCTGGAGCGCGGTGGGCGGCCTGGGCGCGCTGGCCGGTTTCTTCCTGTTGTCCCTGTACACGGTGATCGCGGGCTGGGCGCTGTTCTATATCTGGGAAATGGCCAGTGGCGCGTTGCAAGGCGCAGACGCCGCCCGGGTGACGGACACCTATGACGGGCTCAAGGCCAATGTCTGGGTCATGGTGGGCTGCCACACGGCGTTCATGTTCATGACCATGGCGGTGGTCGCGCGCGGGGTGAACAAGGGGCTGGAGGCGGCGGTGCGCATCCTCATGCCGCTGTTGTTCGTGCTGCTGCTGGTCCTGCTGGTCTACTCCGCCACCACCGATGGCTTCATGCCAGCAGTGAACTTCCTGTTCCGGTTCGATGCGTCCGCGTTTTCGGTGACCGCCATACTGCTGGCGCTGGGGCATGCGTTCTTCACGCTCAGCCTGGGGCTGGGCGCCATCATGGCCTACGGTGCCTACATGCCCCGCGAGGTGACCGACAAGCGCACGGGCCAGCGCAAGCCGGTTTCCATCGGCTCCACGGTCTTTACCATCGCCGGGCTGGATACGCTGATTGCGCTGGTCGCCGGTCTGGTGATCTTCCCGATCGTGTTCGCCAACGGCCTGGCGCCGGATGAAGGGCCGGGGCTGATGTTTGTGACCCTGCCGCTGGCGTTCGCCAATATCCCGTTCGGCATGTTGCTGGGCACCGTGTTCTTTGTGTTGCTGGTGTGCGCGGCCTGGACGTCATCGATCTCCCTGGGGGAGCCGCTGGTGGCCTGGATGGTCGAGAACGGCTGGAAGCGCTGGACCGCCAGCCTGACCATCGGTGCCTCGGCCTGGTTCCTGGGGCTGGGCACGGTGCTGTCGTTCAATCACTGGGCCGAGGTCACGCTGTTCGGGCGCACCTTCTTCGGCAATCTGGAATTCCTCACCATCAATATCATGCTGCCGCTGGGCGGCCTGCTGATTGCCATCTTTGCGGGCTGGATCATGAAGGAGACCCATGCGCGCAAGGAGCTGGCCATGAAGCGCTTCGGCCTCTATATGGCCTGGCGCGCCATGATCCGGATCTTCGCGCCGCTGGCGGTGATCGCGATCTTCATCTTCGTGGCGCTGGTGCAGGACGACGACAGCGACGAGACCGAGGGCGATCCGGTGGTCGAATCGGTCGAGGTGGTGGAGATCATCGAGCCCCCGGAGCAACAGGAGGGCGCTGCCGATGAGTGA
- a CDS encoding glycosyltransferase family 2 protein: MSLFEDLLAALPGDRLIVWAQWFFLSYFIALALGYLMLNLMALSAIGKHTRAARAEYLPRPYHAFLPPISVLVPAYNEEANITSSVQAMLQLAYPEHEVVVINDGSRDNTLAVLQRDFDLYKVPETADASLQTAMVRGVYRSRSQPLLRVIDKENGGKADALNAGINYSRYPLFCGVDADSIIQRDSLLRIVRMFVDDPDTIAAGGTVRIANGSEVDAGNLLQARLPKRWLPLMQIIEYLRAFMFGRLGWEPLNALLIISGAFGVFRKSVVVEVGGYRHKSIGEDMELVVRLHRHMRLNRRRYRIHFLPDPVCWTEAPEDLATLRSQRIRWQRGLLESLSANSTLCCHPRGGTVGWLAFPFMLIFEAIGPLLELGGYLFVIVMALTGALSPAWIIAFLLVAIGLGILMSVLALLLEELSFRIYPGKRSILRLFGAALAENLGYRQLNTWWRVRGTWQWLRGKQAKWGDMKRSGSLQRAAINSKERNRDA, from the coding sequence ATGAGCCTGTTTGAAGACCTGCTTGCCGCACTGCCGGGGGACCGCCTCATCGTCTGGGCGCAGTGGTTCTTTCTGAGCTACTTCATCGCGCTGGCACTGGGCTACCTGATGCTCAACCTGATGGCGCTGTCGGCCATCGGCAAGCACACCCGCGCGGCCCGCGCCGAGTACCTGCCACGCCCCTATCATGCCTTCCTGCCACCGATATCGGTGCTGGTGCCCGCCTATAACGAAGAGGCCAACATCACCTCGTCCGTGCAGGCCATGCTGCAACTGGCCTATCCCGAGCACGAAGTGGTGGTGATCAACGACGGCTCGCGGGACAACACCCTGGCGGTCCTGCAGCGGGACTTTGATCTGTACAAGGTGCCGGAAACCGCCGATGCGTCGTTGCAGACCGCTATGGTGCGCGGCGTCTACCGTTCACGAAGCCAGCCCCTGCTGCGCGTGATCGACAAGGAGAACGGCGGCAAGGCCGATGCCCTGAATGCCGGCATCAATTACAGCCGTTACCCGCTGTTCTGCGGCGTGGATGCCGACTCCATCATCCAGCGCGACAGCCTGCTGCGCATCGTTCGCATGTTTGTCGATGATCCCGACACGATCGCGGCCGGTGGCACCGTGCGCATTGCCAACGGCAGCGAGGTGGACGCCGGCAACCTGTTGCAGGCGCGGCTGCCGAAGCGCTGGTTGCCGCTGATGCAGATCATCGAGTACCTGCGCGCCTTCATGTTTGGCCGCCTGGGCTGGGAGCCCCTGAATGCCCTGCTGATTATCAGCGGGGCCTTTGGCGTGTTCCGCAAAAGCGTGGTGGTGGAAGTGGGTGGCTACCGGCACAAGTCCATCGGCGAAGACATGGAGCTGGTGGTGCGCCTGCACCGGCACATGCGCCTCAACCGGCGCCGCTACCGGATTCATTTTCTGCCCGACCCGGTGTGCTGGACCGAAGCCCCCGAAGACCTGGCGACATTGCGTTCGCAGCGCATTCGCTGGCAACGCGGCTTGCTGGAAAGCCTGTCCGCCAACAGCACGCTGTGCTGCCATCCCCGTGGCGGCACCGTGGGCTGGCTGGCCTTTCCGTTCATGCTGATCTTCGAGGCCATCGGCCCGTTACTCGAGCTGGGCGGCTATCTGTTTGTGATCGTCATGGCATTGACCGGCGCCTTGAGCCCGGCCTGGATCATTGCCTTTTTACTGGTGGCTATCGGCCTGGGCATCCTGATGTCCGTGCTGGCCCTGCTGCTGGAAGAGCTGTCATTCCGCATCTATCCCGGCAAGCGCTCCATCCTGCGATTGTTCGGGGCTGCCCTGGCGGAGAATCTCGGCTATCGCCAGCTCAACACCTGGTGGCGCGTGCGCGGCACCTGGCAATGGCTGCGCGGCAAGCAGGCCAAATGGGGCGACATGAAACGCAGCGGCAGCCTTCAGCGCGCTGCGATCAACTCGAAAGAGCGCAACCGCGACGCATGA
- the recN gene encoding DNA repair protein RecN: MLTHLNVVNFATVDSLELEPGKGLTVITGETGAGKSVIIDALGLALGERADSAVVRPDAERAEVQATFDLRDNPAARAWLAERELDDGDDCLLRRTVRPDGRSRAFINGSAMPLQEVRALGDLLISIHSQHEHQALLRREAQRDLLDSYAGASEAASDVRRSWRHWQKARRAHEEALGQSREQHEREELLRFQLEELEALSLGEQELGELEAEQKRLGSADELIRLCQQSLALLYEHDEGTINDQLGQALGWLGDASHEDSSLATVLSTVESARLQVEAAADDLRHYLDRLDVDPERLAQVEERLSQVYTLARKHRVRPEELWQRHQQLREEAHTLAHYDDHLAALEQAEQQARSHYDAAARQLSDLRRSKGPELATGVISHLKALGMRGARLEIPLTPGEPGPDGNETVEFVFTANTGQPLRPLAKVASGGELSRISLAIQVICARALTVPSLVFDEVDVGVGGGVAEIVGRLLRELGSHAQVLCITHQPQVAALGHQHWHVHKQQTRKDTRTRIQSLAHDDRTSELARMLGGVEITDSTLAHAREMLENGQRASHDA, from the coding sequence ATGCTCACGCACCTCAATGTCGTCAACTTTGCCACCGTGGACAGCCTGGAGCTGGAACCCGGCAAGGGCCTGACCGTCATCACCGGCGAGACCGGCGCTGGCAAGTCCGTCATTATCGACGCGCTGGGGCTGGCGCTGGGTGAACGCGCCGACAGCGCCGTGGTGCGCCCCGACGCCGAGCGCGCCGAGGTGCAGGCCACCTTCGACCTGCGCGACAACCCGGCTGCCCGCGCCTGGCTGGCGGAACGTGAACTGGACGACGGCGACGACTGCCTGCTGCGCCGTACTGTGCGCCCTGATGGCCGCTCGCGCGCTTTCATCAACGGTAGCGCCATGCCCTTGCAGGAAGTGCGCGCCCTGGGCGATCTGCTGATCAGCATTCACAGCCAGCACGAGCACCAGGCCCTGTTGCGCCGTGAGGCCCAGCGCGACCTGCTGGACAGCTATGCCGGCGCCAGCGAGGCCGCCAGCGACGTGCGCCGCAGCTGGCGCCACTGGCAGAAGGCGCGCCGCGCCCATGAGGAGGCGCTGGGCCAGTCCCGTGAGCAGCACGAACGCGAGGAACTGCTGCGCTTCCAACTGGAAGAACTTGAGGCGCTCTCTCTGGGCGAGCAGGAACTGGGCGAACTGGAAGCCGAACAGAAGCGCCTGGGCAGTGCAGACGAACTCATTCGCCTGTGCCAGCAGAGCCTGGCGCTGCTGTATGAACACGACGAAGGCACCATCAACGACCAGCTTGGCCAGGCCCTGGGCTGGCTGGGCGACGCCAGCCATGAAGACAGCAGCCTGGCGACGGTGCTCAGCACCGTGGAATCGGCGCGCTTGCAAGTGGAAGCCGCCGCCGACGACCTGCGTCATTATCTGGACCGGCTGGATGTAGACCCGGAGCGTCTGGCGCAGGTCGAAGAGCGCCTGAGCCAGGTCTACACCCTGGCGCGCAAGCACCGCGTGCGGCCGGAAGAACTCTGGCAGCGGCACCAGCAGTTGCGCGAGGAAGCGCATACGCTGGCGCACTACGACGATCACCTGGCCGCTCTGGAACAGGCCGAACAGCAGGCGCGCAGCCACTACGATGCGGCCGCGCGTCAGCTCAGCGACCTGCGCCGCAGCAAAGGCCCGGAACTGGCCACCGGTGTGATCAGCCACCTGAAAGCGCTGGGCATGCGCGGCGCGCGTCTGGAGATCCCGCTGACCCCGGGCGAGCCGGGGCCGGACGGCAACGAGACGGTCGAGTTCGTGTTTACCGCCAACACGGGGCAACCGCTGCGCCCGCTCGCCAAGGTGGCCTCGGGCGGGGAACTGTCGCGCATCAGCCTGGCCATTCAGGTGATCTGTGCCCGCGCGCTGACCGTGCCCAGCCTGGTGTTCGATGAAGTGGATGTCGGAGTGGGTGGCGGTGTGGCCGAAATCGTCGGCCGCCTGCTGCGTGAACTCGGCAGCCATGCCCAGGTGCTGTGCATTACCCACCAGCCGCAGGTAGCGGCACTGGGGCACCAGCACTGGCATGTGCACAAGCAACAGACCCGCAAGGACACCCGCACGCGCATCCAGTCACTGGCGCACGATGACCGCACCAGCGAACTGGCGCGGATGCTCGGCGGTGTGGAGATCACGGATTCGACGCTGGCACATGCCCGCGAAATGCTGGAGAACGGCCAGCGCGCCAGTCACGACGCCTGA
- a CDS encoding HEAT repeat domain-containing protein, which yields MSAAAGGWGSAIGSDPALLAVLLAGAGLLSSTLLMLLATVWLHWRHGRQDARTAALRRDWTPRLFNLLTAAPGQRQAPLPSVARRDLPLLVGLCNALQDTVRGVSLDPLHDLARQLDLLPHLRRWLRSGNTDRRLDALTCLGHLRIHDAWPDVLQYLDDRDSVMSLTAARALVAIDAERGLPEILQRLNRPDWSKSRVSALLKEVPANVLARHLGARFERLDAVALRKLIRIADSLQPGQVDSLLRQACERFPEDPELRSAVCACADGPQWLGMIRAAVTDPVWIVRVQAVQALGRLGDTRDRALLATRLSDPVWWVRYRAAQALLALPGAERRDLETLAAAHDQPQVREILAHVLSEPD from the coding sequence TCTGACCCGGCATTGCTGGCCGTGCTGCTGGCCGGGGCGGGGTTGCTGTCCAGTACCCTGCTGATGCTGCTGGCGACGGTCTGGTTGCACTGGCGGCACGGCCGCCAGGATGCCCGCACCGCCGCCCTGCGCCGTGACTGGACCCCTCGTCTGTTCAACCTGTTGACGGCCGCCCCTGGTCAGCGTCAGGCGCCGTTGCCATCCGTGGCCAGGCGTGATTTGCCCTTGCTGGTTGGTCTGTGCAATGCCCTTCAGGACACGGTGCGCGGCGTGTCCCTCGATCCGCTGCATGATCTGGCCCGTCAGCTTGATCTGCTGCCGCACCTGCGCCGCTGGCTGCGCAGCGGCAACACGGATCGTCGTCTGGATGCCCTGACCTGTCTGGGTCATCTGCGCATTCATGACGCCTGGCCCGATGTGCTGCAATATCTCGATGACCGGGACAGCGTCATGAGCCTGACCGCCGCGCGGGCGCTGGTCGCCATCGACGCCGAGCGCGGGCTGCCGGAAATCCTCCAGCGACTCAATCGCCCCGACTGGTCCAAGAGCCGGGTCAGCGCACTGTTGAAAGAAGTGCCCGCCAATGTTCTGGCACGTCACCTGGGCGCGCGGTTCGAGCGCCTTGATGCGGTGGCACTGCGCAAGCTGATTCGCATTGCCGACAGCCTGCAGCCCGGCCAGGTCGACAGCCTGTTGCGCCAGGCCTGTGAACGCTTTCCCGAGGACCCGGAGCTGCGCAGCGCCGTATGCGCCTGCGCGGACGGCCCGCAGTGGCTGGGCATGATTCGCGCCGCCGTGACCGACCCGGTATGGATCGTGCGCGTGCAGGCGGTGCAGGCGCTTGGCCGTCTTGGCGATACCCGCGACCGGGCCCTGCTGGCGACGCGCCTGAGCGATCCGGTCTGGTGGGTGCGTTACCGCGCCGCCCAGGCCCTGCTGGCGCTGCCGGGGGCCGAGCGCCGTGATCTGGAAACCCTGGCCGCGGCGCATGACCAGCCGCAGGTGCGCGAGATACTCGCCCATGTCCTGTCGGAGCCCGACTGA
- the hrcA gene encoding heat-inducible transcriptional repressor HrcA translates to MPEYELNERKQRLLMALVERHIREGQPVGSKTLAASGSLTGSPATIRNIMAELEDLGVLYSPHTSAGRVPTELGYRLYVDALLRSAPMNQPQNSTLKQELEQMIRPDQSPQELVHRASRALAELTRMAGVVVVPRRDVSTLRQVEFLPLSGDRVLVVLVVNRAEVQNRVIHTDRAYTQEELRQAANYINRTYAGCNLDQICDGLLSTMGSDKDQMDALMQTAMDVAAKALKPEAADDGDYVVSGEANLLGMAQADNLDKMRDLFDAFNRKRDILHLLERSMRADGVQIFIGREAGFQVFDEVSMVSAPYQADTGTVGVLAVVGPTRMDYEKVIPTVDITARILSATLGKF, encoded by the coding sequence ATGCCTGAATACGAACTGAACGAGCGCAAGCAACGCCTGCTGATGGCCCTGGTGGAGCGACACATCCGCGAGGGCCAGCCCGTGGGCTCCAAGACGCTGGCCGCCAGCGGCTCGCTGACCGGCAGCCCGGCGACGATCCGCAACATCATGGCCGAGCTCGAGGATCTGGGGGTGCTGTACAGCCCGCACACCTCTGCCGGACGGGTGCCCACCGAGCTGGGTTACCGTCTTTATGTGGACGCCCTGCTGCGCTCCGCGCCCATGAACCAGCCACAGAACAGCACCCTGAAGCAGGAGCTGGAGCAGATGATTCGTCCGGATCAGTCGCCCCAGGAACTGGTGCATCGTGCGTCGCGGGCCCTGGCCGAACTGACGCGCATGGCCGGGGTGGTCGTGGTGCCGCGCCGTGACGTCAGCACCCTGCGTCAGGTGGAATTCCTGCCGCTCTCGGGGGACCGCGTGCTGGTAGTGCTGGTGGTCAACCGGGCTGAAGTGCAGAACCGGGTCATTCATACCGACCGCGCCTACACCCAGGAAGAACTGCGCCAGGCGGCCAATTACATCAATCGCACCTATGCCGGCTGCAACCTGGACCAGATCTGCGATGGCCTGCTGTCGACCATGGGCAGCGACAAGGACCAGATGGATGCGCTCATGCAGACGGCCATGGATGTGGCGGCCAAGGCGCTCAAGCCGGAGGCCGCCGACGACGGCGATTACGTGGTCTCCGGCGAGGCCAATCTGCTCGGCATGGCTCAGGCCGACAATCTGGACAAGATGCGCGACCTGTTCGATGCCTTCAACCGCAAGCGTGACATCCTGCACCTGCTGGAGCGCAGCATGCGGGCCGACGGGGTGCAGATCTTCATTGGCCGCGAGGCCGGCTTCCAGGTGTTCGACGAAGTGTCCATGGTGTCGGCGCCCTATCAGGCCGATACCGGAACGGTCGGCGTGCTGGCGGTGGTCGGTCCTACGCGCATGGATTACGAGAAAGTCATCCCCACCGTGGACATCACCGCGCGTATCCTGTCGGCCACTCTGGGCAAGTTCTGA
- a CDS encoding RnfH family protein, with the protein MSEALIQVEVAYALPHKQRLISLRVPAGTTVYDAARQSGIAEDFEALDLERAQMGIFGKVEPNPRKRVLQEGERVEIYRPLTADPKETRKARAKKTAR; encoded by the coding sequence ATGAGTGAAGCGCTGATACAGGTCGAAGTGGCCTATGCGCTGCCGCACAAGCAGCGCCTGATCAGCCTGCGGGTGCCGGCGGGCACCACGGTCTATGATGCTGCGCGCCAGTCCGGTATCGCTGAGGACTTCGAGGCGCTGGATCTGGAGCGGGCGCAGATGGGCATCTTCGGCAAGGTCGAGCCGAACCCGCGCAAGCGGGTGCTGCAGGAGGGCGAGCGGGTGGAGATCTACCGGCCGCTGACGGCGGACCCGAAAGAAACCCGCAAGGCGCGGGCAAAAAAAACGGCCCGTTAA
- the fur gene encoding ferric iron uptake transcriptional regulator, producing MDNHDLRKAGLKVTLPRVKILQQLEGSAERHMSAEDIYKALMEAGEDVGLATVYRVLTQFEQAGIVMRHNFEGGSAVFELADEGHHDHMVCLDTGTVIEFLDPEIEKRQKIIAEEQGYDLVDHSLVLYVRPKKKQ from the coding sequence TTGGACAATCATGATCTGCGAAAGGCCGGCCTGAAGGTCACTCTGCCCCGGGTAAAGATCCTGCAGCAGCTCGAAGGGTCGGCAGAGCGCCATATGAGCGCCGAAGACATCTACAAGGCACTGATGGAAGCCGGTGAGGATGTTGGCCTGGCCACGGTCTACCGGGTGCTGACCCAGTTCGAGCAGGCCGGTATTGTCATGCGCCACAACTTCGAGGGCGGTTCGGCCGTATTCGAGCTGGCCGACGAGGGCCACCACGATCACATGGTCTGCCTGGATACCGGCACGGTCATCGAGTTCCTGGACCCGGAGATCGAGAAGCGCCAGAAAATCATCGCCGAGGAACAGGGCTATGATCTGGTCGATCACTCCCTGGTGCTTTACGTTCGCCCGAAAAAGAAGCAGTAG
- a CDS encoding outer membrane protein assembly factor BamE has protein sequence MRNKTVFTLLLAGTLLLSACETLRFPGVYRIDIPQGNFVTEDMLAQLEPGMTPDQVRYVLGQPTLRDPFTADTWYYPMVYRPGRGEKVSQRIVVHFENDQYVRHEGAVIEDFRSKVTGQQDRDLEQQLREQEREAQQDGPQTVPGQPPEQGPGPIPTDPGMPPI, from the coding sequence ATGCGAAATAAAACTGTCTTCACCCTGTTGCTCGCGGGCACCCTGCTGCTCAGCGCCTGCGAAACCCTGCGTTTTCCCGGGGTTTACCGCATTGATATCCCGCAGGGCAATTTCGTGACCGAGGACATGCTGGCCCAACTGGAGCCTGGCATGACGCCAGACCAGGTGCGCTATGTGCTCGGCCAGCCCACGCTGCGTGACCCCTTTACGGCGGACACCTGGTACTACCCGATGGTGTACCGGCCGGGCCGGGGTGAAAAGGTCAGCCAGCGGATCGTGGTGCACTTCGAGAATGACCAGTATGTTCGCCACGAAGGCGCCGTGATCGAGGATTTTCGCAGCAAGGTCACCGGCCAGCAGGACCGCGACCTGGAACAGCAGCTGCGCGAACAGGAACGCGAAGCCCAACAGGACGGACCACAAACCGTGCCCGGCCAGCCGCCTGAGCAAGGGCCTGGCCCGATACCCACTGATCCGGGCATGCCGCCCATCTGA